AGTCATAACCACAATATCCAAATATTTTCTACTCCTTGCGTTCTCTGAGATGACTTCACTATGTTGGACAAGGATTGTTGATTCAAAGGAACTTGGATTAAGCTATTTTCTATTCCTTACACTGCCATTCCCACATAACACGAAGCAACCTTtccaaatcatacaatcatagaAACCAAGTAGCCAACTTATTTATCAACCTTGCGTGTCATGCCTATACACCATTGTTTACAATTCGGTTTCGGTTCATAAAAGAAGCCATATCCAAATTATGATCAACTGAACCATTAATGTTTTTAACCAAATGCACTGATGGAGCCTACTACCAGTTTGAACTTTGAAATAACTCATAATCCTTGTGAATATTTTTAATCAACTCAATCCATAAAGAATTGTGTTCATTCATGTAGTTAATAAATTCGGATTGGTAGCAAAAAAGATTACCAATCCCCAATCATCTTATTTGTTTAGATTTGAGAATCTTCTTCCAATTAACCCATCCACTGCACTTTTTAATCCCCCATCTCACCTTCCCAAAAAATGTACTGACCCATTTTTTTCAAGATCATTCAAAACCCTAGTTGGAGATCTAAACATTCAGAGAAGATAAGACCCGAACTTCCAAACATGGGTTTAACCAACGTTGATCTACTTCCCATCAACAAAGTATTCAACCAtttctttccaaacttttcaTAGGTTGTACATGATTTAACTTTCTATATACACATGTATGGAAAATATAACCTTTAAGCTTTGTGAATAGTTATGGTTCTGTGATTTAGCATTTTTCCTAAGCATCTTATCGGATTTAGTGCAAGAATAATAGTTAACGTCTTCCTTCTTCTAAATGTCTTCCATGATAGTAACCCGGGGTCAATTTACAGCTGTCTTATAAGTTATGCCATATCCTGTCCTAACATCATTTTAATATGCAATAAAACATATATCTTTGCTAATTGCTATATAATCGTAACATCATTTTGTGCAAAGAAAAACATGACAATGTGTTATATAATTTCTTCTTTCATGCATATCATCATGTATCATGTATGTACCAGTAAATCACACAACATACTCGACTTGCTTTAAGCCTGATTTAGAACTCATAAGCTTCTTCTAGATCTTGTTCAAGTGCAGTGCTACTAGCTTTATCACCAAAGTTTGATACCACATGCTTCTGCCATATGCCTCTAGGCTCTGATTTATCATGTTTgtcattttttattaaataatagtttttttttccaTATTCATCAGCCCTCATGTGGACCCTACTAGTGTGCATAACCTTCTTTAGTACTATAAAACAAGATCCTCGAGCCCATAAATGGAATCATAAAATAAAGCGGACTTATATGAACGGATAAAGAGACATAGatgcacacaaacacacacatactaAAGTAGGGTGTAGGCCTTAAATTTgatattttgacttttatttctCTTTTGTGTAGTATATAGTAAAATGATAATGATGTTTAATCGGGTAGGTTGGTTGGTTGGTTGGTTTCTGTTTTAAAGTAAAAGGGCGTAAAGTCCCAAAAAGTTAACCACATACAAAAACCGAGGTGCATCCCCCAATGAAAGGCGATAAGATAACCCTCAATCTCATCCAAGTTGATGGAAAGCTGTTTAGAACCTAATCAAAGTTTCAACTATCACCTTTCACAAAAGCTTCCACTCCACCCTACAGTGAACACTTTAGAACAGGAAGGAAAGCTTTTAGGCAATGTCATGGAACATGTGAAAAGTATCTTACAATTTAGAATAGTTTGAAACAATTTGTAAATCAATATGTTACACTTTCTGTTCggtaatgaaattaaaaaaagacAAAGAAAAATGATGAGGAGCGTGAATGTGTGTGATAAGTAGTCGTGTATAAATACGTCCTACTACCCTTGTATGTTaagtatgatgatgatgattaccCGGCCTGGCCTTTATTTAATTGTGTATTTTTGGTAGTGGGAAATTCGCTTTTCCATGCTTTTAGAAtacaataataattattattatacccCATAGGACATAATAATAATTTTACTGGATATCTAATAATCTGTTTTCTGGCCTACTACTCAATTATTTCACTCACTTACATATAACTAACCTTCTTACTACTTACACATCTTtactattttaattttaaaatttcattattttgtttttggcaGTGGCGCTCGGTTTTTGGGAGTATCAGAATAATTGAAGTCCTCCGCTTTTTCCGTCGTTTCTTGTTTGGTTCTCAAAGGTGGAGGATGATTACAAGAAACTGCCCCAAAATAAAcaattatcttttttattttttggttGCGTGAGGAAAACACACATGATTCATTAAACCTCTCTCTGTCTGTTGTTGATGTTATTGCTTGCTTTATTATATCCAGAATCTTGTGTTCACACTTTCCAATGCGCGTCAGTGGAGCCATTTGAGACGTATTCAAAAACGGCAAAatcaaagaacaaaaaaaaatatgtttacttAATAAAACAAAACCGATTACaagggaaaaaaaaaaaagatgttttCTACATTATAGTGATCAGAGGTCTTCTTGGGGATCATGATGGGAAGAAAAGGTGTCCTTGAGCTTTTGTGCGGCGGTTTTGGCAGTTTCCTCAACGGTTGCTTTCCCTTCACCTAGACTCTTGGCGACAGCCTCTTTAAACTTGTCCCCAGCGCCGCCTTCTGTTTCACTTGCACCGGTCACTCTGGGTTCATCTTTGCTAATAACGCTTCCTCTGAAACTAAACCAATTCGTAAAAATTCCATGTTAGCTGTTTGTTTTTAGATTTTATCCACAAATGAataaacaaaaaggaaaataaaagGGAATAACTTACTCCAGGTTGGGAGGAAATAGGTAGGACTGGATATTGGTGAGAAGAGTCTTAATTTTCATATGAAGAGGAagaggttgttgttgttgctgttgctgttcTTGAATGGAGTCTGATGTAAAAAGGAAGAACATGAGTAACGAAAGAAGCAAGACGATGAAAGAAGTCTTCATTCTCATGTTGGCAACGGCGGTTTGATTTTGAGATATGAACCGGATGTGGGTGGGTTCTTGTGTTTTATTAGCCTTTCGCGGATGGCGGTGGGGGTTAAGTCGACACTCACGTGGCGTTTTAAGCGGTGCTTctaattctaataaaataattaatattttaaaatcaaGACTATATTTTTCTGGATAAACGTTACGTTGCAtttgcattttttattttttatttcattttcttttaagATATACGCGACATATTTTATCTTATAGTTTCAGTTGGATTTAATATTTTAACGTTATTAGAGTTGGCAGTATTTGTGTAAGTATGTCGACAAATAAATATATGGTGATGGCCATGATGTTTCTTCAACCGTCAATTCAAAACCAATTTCAAGAATGACGTATCAAAACTTAAATGTGTGGATTTGCTTCATTTGTCAACTTCCACAACAAACAAGTACATGTCTACGATTT
The genomic region above belongs to Lactuca sativa cultivar Salinas chromosome 4, Lsat_Salinas_v11, whole genome shotgun sequence and contains:
- the LOC111907435 gene encoding uncharacterized protein LOC111907435 — its product is MQMQRNVYPEKYSLDFKILIILLELEAPLKTPRECRLNPHRHPRKANKTQEPTHIRFISQNQTAVANMRMKTSFIVLLLSLLMFFLFTSDSIQEQQQQQQQPLPLHMKIKTLLTNIQSYLFPPNLDFRGSVISKDEPRVTGASETEGGAGDKFKEAVAKSLGEGKATVEETAKTAAQKLKDTFSSHHDPQEDL